Proteins from a genomic interval of Gadus macrocephalus chromosome 2, ASM3116895v1:
- the zgc:158403 gene encoding tetratricopeptide repeat protein 39A: MSNGKDAHTKDNPSKGSLKESLDDCMEALDLFLNNRFRESMERLKPRVNESMYHALIYATVLEMQAMMTFEQDDISNAAATMKRAQEVCQRFRRKPPGLVKFQGESITEEQLHAEACFAECQLQRASLTFLQDENMVSFIKGGIKVRNSYLIYKELHSYIQSKDSLVGPSHLHLEGGVAFGIGAFNLTLSMFPARILKVLEFAGFSGDKDYGLSQLHSGATVVNLRSLLCALLLLCYHTFLTFILGTGEGEVAEAERLLAPFRLRYPTGAIFLFFAGRTEEMKGNIDKAVCLFEDGCKAQQEWKQFHHMCYWELLWCFTYKQLWKMAYFYADLLTKESRWSQAMYVYMKAACLSMLSKDESRPFGEDEVELFRQVPTLKQKIAGKSPPTEKFAIRKARRYRASSPVKLPVPVLEMMYMWNGFTMIRKCPELTDAMMQTLLEAERTLAAAPGNDYSVDDYCVIQLLKGLCLQNQGRLRAAEECFNNVYRSEKKIRYDHYLVPNALLELSLLCIDQNRRDEAIKLLHKAKTNYKDYSMESRTQFRVHAALAKLKVSPTEQEEMTRM; encoded by the exons ATGTCCAATGGGAAAGATGCACATACGAAAGACAA ccccTCCAAGGGGAGTCTGAAGGAGAGCTTGGATGACTGCATGGAGGCCCTGGACCTTTTCCTCAACAACCGTTTCAGAGAGAGTATGGAGAGGCTGAAACCACG cGTGAACGAGAGCATGTACCACGCCCTGATCTACGCCACAGTGCTAGAGATGCAGGCCATGATGACTTTCGAACAAGATGACATCTCCAACGCTGCGGCCACCATGAAGAGGGCCCAGGAGGTCTGCCAGAG GTTTCGTCGAAAACCTCCCGGGCTGGTGAAGTTTCAAGGGGAGTCGATAACTGAAG agcAGCTGCATGCTGAAGCGTGTTTCGCTGAATGCCAGCTCCAGAGAGCTTCTCTCACATTCCTACAG GATGAAAACATGGTCAGCTTTATCAAAGGAGGAATAAAAGTCCGCAACAGTTACCTGATTTACAA AGAGCTCCACTCATACATCCAGTCCAAGGACTCATTGGTTGGACCAAGCCACCTCCACCTCGAGGGAGGTGTGGCATTCGGTATAGGGGCTTTTAATTTG ACTCTGTCCATGTTTCCTGCCCGAATCCTGAAGGTGTTGGAGTTTGCAGGATTCTCCGGCGACaag GACTACGGTTTGTCTCAGCTGCACAGCGGTGCCACGGTGGTGAACCTGCGCTCCCTTCTGTGTGCCCTGCTGTTGCTATGTTACCACACCTTCCTCACCTTTATACTGg gtacgggggagggagaggtggcagaggctgagaggctgctgGCTCCGTTCAGGCTTCGCTACCCCACG GGGGCCATCTTCCTGTTCTTCGCTGGCAGGACGGAGGAGATGAAGGGGAACATAGACAAG GCGGTGTGTCTCTTTGAGGACGGCTGCAAGGCCCAGCAGGAGTGGAAGCAGTTCCACCACATGTGCTACTGGGAGCTGCTGTGGTGCTTCACCTACAAGCAGCTGTGGAAGATGGCCTACTTCTACGCTGACCTGCTGACCAAGGAGAGCCGCTGGTCCCAG GCGATGTACGTCTACATGAAGGCGGCGTGCCTCAGCATGCTCAGCAAGGATGAATCCCGACCGTTTGGGGAGGATGAGGTGGAGCTGTTCAG acaGGTTCCTACTCTGAAGCAGAAGATAGCGGGAAAGTCTCCGCCCACGGAGAAGTTTGCGATCCGCAAAGCGAGACGCTACCGGGCCTCCAGCCCGGTCAAACTACCTGTCCCTGTCCTG GAGATGATGTACATGTGGAACGGCTTCACCATGATCAGGAAGTGTCCCGAGCTGACAGACGCCATGATGCAGACGctgttggaggcggagcgcaccCTGGCTGCAGCGCCTG ggaaCGATTACTCTGTGGACGACTACTGTGTGATCCAGCTGCTGAAGGGTCTCTGTCTGCAGAACCAGGGTCGGCTCCGCGCCGCGGAGGAGTGCTTCAACAATGTGTACCGCAG TGAGAAGAAGATCCGGTACGACCACTACCTGGTCCCCAATGCTCTGCTTGAGCTCAGTCTGCTCTGTATCGACCAGAACCGCCGGGACGAGGCTATCAAGCTGCTGCACAAGGCCAA AACGAACTACAAGGATTACTCCATGGAGTCGCGCACACAGTTCCGCGTGCACGCTGCACTCGCCAAGCTGAAGGTGAGCCCCACGGAACAGGAGGAGATGACCCGCAtgtga
- the gadd45gip1 gene encoding large ribosomal subunit protein mL64: MSRKMAAPVLAVRTGILFRSFKTFTTLKPFIPVIPQYGVLTHTANYHAKPLKLNLKDPYIPDKTSEKTPEWQLTEKFDRKRYGRYGDASGIDPATLWPTDEKLEAMIKDEAEWHPTLEVMLKNISLREEEEAAKRRAKEKLIASNMAKMPKMVADWRRERSETKKKMAEEKTRKDKLLAEARERFGYAVDPRSSKFLEMVAEVEKEQKKKKKLLKRRQKEEQAATPLAPADE, from the exons ATGTCAAGAAAGATGGCGGCGCCCGTGCTGGCTGTGAGGACGGGGATTCTCTTTCGCTCTTTTAAGACCTTTACAACATTAAAACCTTTTATTCCTGTTATACCACAATATGGAGTGTTAACACATACGGCAAACTACCACGCCAAACCGCTGAAACTGAACCTAAAGGATCCGTACATCCCCGACAAGACCAGCGAGAAGACGCCCGAATGGCAGCTTACGGAGAAGTTCGACCGCAAGCGGTATGGCCGATACGGGGACGCGTCGGGGATTGACCCCGCGACACTGTGGCCGACCGATGAGAAGCTGGAGGCGATGATTAAAGACGAGGCAGAGTGGCATCCGACACTGGAGGTTATGTTGAAGAATATCAGTCtacgggaggaagaggaagctgcTAAACGACGAGCAAA GGAGAAGCTCATCGCGTCCAACATGGCCAAGATGCCCAAGATGGTGGCTGATTGGCGGCGCGAGCGAAGTgagacgaagaagaagatggCAGAGGAGAAAACGCGGAAAGACAAGCTGCTGGCCGAGGCCCGCGAGCGCTTCGGCTACGCCGTTGACCCGCGAAGCTCCAAGTTCCTGGAGATGGTCGccgaggtggagaaggagcagaagaaaaagaagaagcttCTGAAACGCCggcagaaggaggagcaggcggCCACGCCCCTAGCCCCCGCGGACGAGTGA